The following are encoded together in the Mesotoga infera genome:
- a CDS encoding FAA hydrolase family protein produces MIVHVGRFRRHKQKDFWGMVEMGFVKPVDVDLNSTGAFLRTVTESPDNIEDLLSDAAFDLSDLEVLSPITKPCRVICQGKNYLDHLLDTGIREEDKKYNMFFNKSSASIVSPGSPIVRPMGVRLLDYEIELGLVIKAPVNRKIEVDSSRLHEYVGGIIIGNDISARDIQLPQSQFFKGKSYRSFCPLGPFMAIVDGEDMKYIENLTVELKVNGVVKQSASTSNMIYKPHETLSELSRFSDLEPGDVILTGTPKGTALSHKKGFRARLRNLLSESKKWELFIKEQEESGRYLKPGDIIESRIFSSDGKVNLGLQRNTVVDEEEVNYAGNYL; encoded by the coding sequence TTGATAGTACATGTTGGAAGATTCAGGCGTCACAAACAGAAGGATTTCTGGGGAATGGTCGAGATGGGTTTTGTGAAACCCGTTGATGTAGATTTGAATTCGACGGGGGCCTTCTTGAGAACAGTAACTGAGAGTCCAGACAATATCGAAGATCTTTTGTCAGATGCAGCTTTTGACCTTTCAGATCTTGAAGTACTTTCGCCGATTACCAAACCTTGCAGGGTTATATGCCAGGGAAAGAATTACCTGGATCATCTTCTGGACACAGGAATAAGAGAAGAAGACAAAAAGTACAATATGTTTTTCAACAAATCATCGGCATCGATTGTCAGCCCCGGTTCACCTATTGTTAGGCCGATGGGAGTTCGCCTTCTTGATTACGAAATCGAGCTTGGCCTGGTCATTAAGGCGCCTGTGAACCGAAAGATAGAGGTTGATTCCTCTAGGCTGCACGAGTATGTTGGCGGGATAATTATTGGAAACGACATATCGGCAAGGGACATTCAATTACCTCAAAGCCAATTCTTCAAGGGGAAGAGTTACCGTTCATTCTGCCCGTTAGGGCCATTCATGGCGATCGTCGATGGTGAAGATATGAAGTACATAGAAAATCTCACAGTTGAACTGAAGGTAAATGGGGTAGTTAAGCAGAGCGCTTCGACTTCAAATATGATTTACAAACCTCATGAGACACTTTCGGAATTGAGTCGTTTCTCCGATCTCGAGCCGGGAGATGTAATTCTTACCGGTACTCCCAAGGGGACTGCCCTGAGTCACAAAAAGGGATTTCGCGCTAGGCTCAGAAATCTTCTTTCAGAGTCGAAGAAATGGGAGCTGTTTATTAAAGAGCAGGAGGAAAGCGGAAGGTACTTGAAACCCGGAGACATCATTGAGTCGAGAATATTCTCTTCAGATGGCAAAGTAAATCTTGGCCTGCAAAGAAACACAGTTGTTGACGAGGAGGAAGTAAATTATGCTGGGAATTATCTGTGA
- a CDS encoding DegV family protein, translating to MLGIICDSVVDLPVEIAERDDVCVVPVMVVLGEKSFREGVEISRAEIADYLENNFARTSLPSPGDVLEAFETMYSRGYDELLVVNLSSGLSGTHNLFKTTGEQFASTHESVAIEYVDSLSLSGGIAMLVYKAIVMKEMGDSLKDISADLRSRAGTKNIVFFVLPTLKYLKQSGRIGRLEGSVGEILNVKPIGTISSNGVFTLSGKARGMKKAVEKMVDRLMFAVKGKKVLCLALYHSCNERDTISLVEWARIRISSLSETLLTGELSSGILVHGGKGIIGIGALIA from the coding sequence ATGCTGGGAATTATCTGTGATTCAGTAGTTGATCTTCCTGTGGAGATAGCTGAAAGAGATGACGTATGTGTTGTTCCAGTAATGGTAGTCCTTGGTGAAAAATCCTTTCGCGAAGGTGTCGAGATTAGCAGAGCCGAAATTGCCGATTATCTGGAGAACAATTTCGCCAGAACATCACTGCCCAGTCCAGGTGATGTTTTAGAAGCCTTTGAGACAATGTATTCAAGAGGGTATGATGAACTTCTTGTCGTGAATCTTTCAAGCGGACTCAGCGGTACTCACAATTTATTCAAGACAACAGGTGAGCAGTTCGCCAGCACTCATGAATCGGTGGCTATTGAATATGTTGATTCCCTCTCTCTTTCGGGTGGGATTGCAATGCTAGTTTACAAGGCTATTGTCATGAAAGAAATGGGAGACTCACTAAAAGATATTTCCGCTGATCTCAGAAGCAGAGCTGGAACGAAGAATATCGTCTTCTTTGTCTTACCGACGCTTAAGTACCTGAAGCAGAGCGGAAGAATTGGCAGGCTTGAAGGTTCAGTAGGTGAGATTTTGAATGTGAAACCTATTGGCACGATTAGCAGCAATGGGGTCTTCACGCTTTCAGGAAAGGCACGAGGCATGAAGAAAGCAGTTGAGAAGATGGTGGATCGACTAATGTTTGCGGTGAAGGGTAAGAAAGTCCTTTGTCTGGCACTGTATCATTCCTGCAACGAAAGAGACACCATATCCCTTGTTGAGTGGGCAAGAATAAGGATCTCTTCTCTCTCAGAGACTCTCTTAACGGGAGAGTTGTCCTCTGGAATTCTTGTTCATGGCGGAAAGGGAATAATAGGAATAGGCGCACTAATTGCTTAG
- a CDS encoding LacI family transcriptional regulator: MKKPTIKDVASLSGVGTGTVSRVLNGGSVKETTRIKVVGAIEKLGYQPNQMARTLAGGRTRRILFLMPEVRTEFHWRVMKSFDDFLDMMNYEMVIYPVFSDRRLNRLKNDSSLLEESDGAVICTMNTEFLSKDYIDFGSNIVLFEAQSEEFDCVYLDNVMGGKMAAELLIECGSSDFFVISFEEENPILATENFEKRIEGFTAILENKDYEFNQEKLVYTSFFFETAHEKIAKILSEHEKPGIFALADNFALEVLQTASALKKIPGKDFFLIGYDNQSWTERAGLTTIEQPMEDMGRKTAELIVQKIEAPGQYIQPVKFLPRLKRRRTA; the protein is encoded by the coding sequence TTGAAAAAGCCCACTATAAAAGATGTCGCATCTCTTTCTGGTGTTGGAACCGGTACCGTTTCTAGGGTTTTGAATGGCGGTTCTGTTAAGGAAACAACGAGAATCAAAGTAGTTGGGGCCATCGAAAAACTTGGATACCAGCCGAACCAGATGGCGAGGACGCTGGCGGGGGGAAGGACCAGAAGAATTCTCTTCTTGATGCCCGAGGTGAGGACCGAGTTTCACTGGAGAGTTATGAAATCGTTTGATGACTTTCTGGATATGATGAATTACGAAATGGTTATATATCCTGTGTTCTCTGACAGAAGATTGAACAGACTGAAGAATGATTCCTCCTTGCTGGAGGAATCTGATGGGGCGGTAATCTGTACAATGAACACGGAGTTCTTGTCAAAGGACTACATAGATTTCGGAAGCAACATTGTACTCTTTGAAGCACAGTCAGAGGAATTTGATTGTGTTTACCTGGATAACGTCATGGGAGGCAAGATGGCTGCGGAGTTACTTATAGAGTGCGGTTCGAGTGATTTCTTCGTTATCTCTTTTGAGGAAGAAAACCCGATTCTCGCAACAGAGAATTTTGAGAAAAGGATAGAGGGCTTTACGGCCATTCTAGAGAACAAGGATTACGAGTTCAATCAGGAGAAGCTCGTGTACACATCGTTCTTCTTCGAAACTGCCCATGAGAAGATTGCCAAGATACTTAGTGAACACGAAAAACCTGGAATATTCGCGTTGGCAGACAATTTCGCCCTTGAGGTGCTTCAGACGGCTTCGGCCTTGAAGAAGATACCAGGTAAAGATTTCTTTCTCATCGGTTATGACAATCAAAGCTGGACCGAAAGAGCGGGTCTAACTACAATCGAACAGCCGATGGAAGACATGGGAAGAAAGACGGCAGAATTAATAGTACAGAAGATAGAAGCTCCGGGGCAATACATTCAGCCGGTGAAGTTCCTGCCAAGATTGAAGCGCAGGAGAACGGCCTGA